One Pieris napi chromosome 24, ilPieNapi1.2, whole genome shotgun sequence DNA window includes the following coding sequences:
- the LOC125061914 gene encoding uncharacterized protein LOC125061914 isoform X2 — protein sequence MVMTQAWKRRFTWITEGKLARLWAELVAAVRRRGRGDSDDDEDLGLPRSPPASPPTDKADKRHHAGISQSSCSDGSLLSVGSSEMDEDTSSGHQHDTSVRSDHSDIYNTSEPPPGVAPLSHSAARHKMAVRPRRTHPATRRKRATPIAASALPITPELNEEVIRSTTPEVTIKSSEVVTESFSSSTTTKHHLMKEQHQQLTRELNRVLETPSDTKLKSSSLPPGLALSQVVGPSPAKLSIAETHTPRSSIKRSKSSTQDRESSPKRVEVYEERTKYRSEKKYAEESCLEKKTKPEKKDEATRSSKREESFFSRLLLRKSGKKKKDQTDGDSPEKKKTQYRTTDERSEYKQVERYKSAGQKAFANQMHKRLDHKGAYVHDGAYRDVYSAAKVPGLEYNIDLKVAEETDKLLNLEMKRCSRRDEEKRRSKEIEDRRESFSLHHDKSKRPASVQRLMDPFSSKAFISNEIMSRSHEETLSTAADDEPTRGMRIRNVKSDNVFHSGSMPKNLPYFNPSIAISSSQKPSHSSENVKMRPEVEFREKEFKRDSFHARRAEDSYVASGLRSLGDEYVETRNSVGKSHSFRYASESPSIGSQENQMPSLPTIVGFPEPLLESWEVNYRRNVERHDFSKRVSARNFNVQGNGDHYDSLPSTDSSYLDSLKPDADEDGKLFSEGLRPAMDAHKRDSDISQIEAKIDDIISSPKPIIAPMLKSNSLDSIKSSPEKPMDKQTDKRKTGSVESALSHSGKPSGQRESRPDVENFISVTHINKEPPVREAELPKIVRSDEKLNKTGAKGVPEFLHIQLNRVDTKPVPNVVLTANVTPKKTEIQTDKEQESESFFPETKMVSQTKRDSIQSVDSAPIVFEEKAPKPNAATSTTPQTPTTPKMFFKRQSVEHDRPEKPRANSVSTDGSSEKIDDNISMDRKSHSSFGSKSSIQSTDSNENKIPDRHEETVIYRKKTVLNRDSRHRNDDEPELMKVFARRSLKLKDCEADCIAQEIAEKSDANGNKIEDTTRTKSLKNEFNASIKSRDSDKENEEKERIENKLVDIAARVSQFGVPHYQRSVSIHSVSTKRETTPTYRNEVNKYKKEVSDSTPEKRLRNRTFPDPSNDREEIKNITKSESYKADTLRRPWQRKDEFRLSAEDTNAVIDKDADKEKEESGREREESDAAPQFKGILQMRAEWEKRAKQGMTK from the exons CGGCACCATGCTGGTATATCTCAGTCCTCGTGCAGCGATGGCTCTCTCCTCAGCGTCGGCTCCTCTGAGATGGATGAGGACACCAGCAGCGGACATCAACACGACACCTCCGTTAGGAGCGACCATTCTGATATATACA ACACATCGGAGCCTCCACCGGGAGTGGCGCCGTTGTCCCATTCCGCAGCCCGACACAAGATGGCCGTGCGCCCACGACGCACGCATCCCGCCACACGACGGAAGAGAGCTACGCCG ATTGCCGCCTCAGCCTTGCCGATAACTCCCGAACTGAACGAAGAAGTGATCCGAAGCACCACTCCTGAAGTCACCATCAAGAGCTCAGAAGTTGTTACTG AATCATTCTCTTCATCGACCACCACGAAGCATCATCTGATGAAAGAGCAGCATCAACAACTGACGCGAGAACTCAACAGAGTCCTCGAAACACCGAGCGACACCAAACTCAAGTCTTCCTCTTTGCCCCCGGGTCTCGCGCTGAGCCAAGTCGTGGGACCGTCCCCGGCGAAGCTGAGCATCGCCGAGACCCACACCCCGAGGTCCTCCATCAAGAGAAGCAAGTCCAGCACTCAGGACCGGGAAAGTTCACCGAAAAGAGTCGAAGTCTACGAGGAGAGGACCAAATACCGCTCCGAAAAGAAATACGCCGAAGAATCTTGCCTCGAAAAGAAGACGAAACCGGAAAAGAAAGACGAAGCCACGCGCTCTTCGAAAAGGGAAGAGTCGTTCTTCAGTAGACTCCTGCTGCGCAAGAGCGGCAAGAAGAAGAAAGACCAGACGGACGGCGACAGCCCCGAGAAGAAGAAGACTCAGTACAGAACGACGGACGAGAGAAGCGAGTACAAGCAGGTCGAACGGTACAAGTCTGCCGGACAGAAAGCCTTCGCCAACCAGATGCACAAACGCCTCGACCACAAGGGGGCCTACGTGCACGACGGGGCCTACAGGGACGTGTACAGCGCGGCCAAAGTCCCTGGACTCGAGTACAACATCGATCTCAAGGTCGCCGAGGAAACCGATAAACTGCTCAACTTGGAAATGAAGCGATGCAGTCGACGCGACGAAGAGAAACGACGATCCAAAGAGATAGAAGACAGAAGGGAGTCGTTCAGTCTGCATCACGACAAATCCAAAAGGCCGGCCTCGGTCCAGCGGCTGATGGACCCGTTCTCCTCCAAAGCGTTCATTTCCAACGAAATAATGTCCAGATCTCACGAGGAGACTCTCTCGACCGCGGCGGACGACGAACCGACTCGGGGAATGCGAATCAGAAACGTCAAAAGCGACAACGTCTTCCACAGCGGCAGCATGCCCAAGAACTTGCCTTACTTTAACCCCAGCATCGCGATATCCAGTTCGCAGAAACCGTCACACAGCTCCGAAAACGTTAAGATGAGGCCGGAGGTCGAGTTCCGCGAAAAGGAGTTCAAGCGAGACAGCTTCCACGCGAGGAGAGCGGAGGATTCGTACGTCGCGTCGGGGCTGAGGTCTCTCGGAGACGAGTACGTCGAGACCAGGAACAGCGTCGGAAAGTCTCACAGTTTCCGATACGCGTCCGAGTCTCCGTCCATCGGATCCCAGGAGAACCAGATGCCGAGTCTCCCGACTATCGTGGGCTTCCCGGAACCTCTCCTCGAGAGTTGGGAAGTCAACTACAGGCGAAACGTAGAAAGACACGACTTCTCTAAGAGAGTTTCGGCCAGAAACTTTAACGTTCAAGGGAACGGCGACCACTACGACAGCCTGCCGAGTACCGATAGCAGCTACTTGGACAGCCTCAAACCCGACGCCGACGAGGACGGGAAACTCTTCTCCGAGGGCCTTCGCCCCGCGATGGATGCTCACAAACGCGACAGCGACATCTCTCAGATAGAGGCCAAAATCGACGACATCATCAGTTCGCCCAAGCCCATCATCGCCCCGATGCTGAAGTCGAATTCTTTAGATAGCATCAAAAGTAGCCCTGAGAAACCGATGGACAAACAAACCGACAAGAGGAAGACCGGCTCGGTCGAGAGCGCACTCAGCCATAGCGGAAAGCCTTCCGGTCAGAGAGAATCTAGACCTGACGTGGAAAACTTTATTTCCGTCACTCATATCAACAAAGAACCGCCGGTCAGAGAAGCCGAATTGCCCAAAATCGTTAGAAGCGATGAAAAGCTTAATAAAACGGGCGCGAAAGGTGTTCCCGAGTTTCTGCATATACAATTGAACAGAGTGGACACCAAGCCGGTTCCAAATGTAGTTCTGACGGCGAACGTCACGCCTAAGAAGACGGAGATCCAGACGGATAAAGAACAAGAGAGTGAAAGTTTCTTCCCAGAGACGAAGATGGTTTCTCAGACCAAACGAGATTCCATCCAGAGCGTTGACAGCGCACCGATTGTGTTCGAAGAAAAGGCCCCGAAACCAAACGCGGCGACGTCGACCACGCCGCAGACTCCCACTACCCCCAAGATGTTCTTCAAGAGGCAATCCGTCGAACACGACAGGCCCGAGAAACCTCGAGCCAACTCCGTGAGCACCGACGGGAGTTCGGAAAAAATCGACGACAACATATCGATGGATAGAAAATCGCACTCCAGCTTCGGAAGCAAAAGCTCCATCCAGAGCACGGACAGCAACGAGAACAAAATTCCCGACAGGCACGAGGAGACCGTGATCTATCGGAAGAAAACTGTCCTGAACAGGGACTCGCGGCACAGGAATGACGATGAACCCGAGCTCATGAAAGTGTTCGCCAGGCGGTCGTTGAAGCTCAAGGATTGCGAGGCCGACTGCATAGCTCAGGAAATAGCCGAGAAGAGTGACGCCAACGGCAACAAAATAGAAGACACGACGCGAACTAAATCTCTCAAAAACGAATTCAACGCTTCAATTAAATCTAGAGACAGCGATAAAGAGAACGAGGAAAAAGAAAGAATCGAGAATAAACTCGTGGACATAGCGGCGAGAGTCAGCCAATTCGGAGTCCCGCACTATCAGAGAAGCGTCAGCATCCACAGCGTCTCCACGAAACGAGAGACCACCCCCACGTACAGGAACGAGGTGAACAAGTACAAGAAAGAAGTCTCCGATTCGACGCCCGAGAAGAGACTCAGGAACAGAACGTTCCCGGACCCCTCCAACGACAGAGAGGAGATCAAAAACATCACCAAGAGCGAATCGTACAAAGCGGACACGCTGAGACGGCCCTGGCAGAGGAAAGACGAGTTCAGACTCTCCGCGGAGGACACGAACGCCGTGATAGACAAGGACGCGGACAAGGAGAAGGAGGAGAGTGGGAGGGAGAGGGAGGAGTCGGACGCCGCGCCCCAGTTCAAGGGCATCCTGCAGATGAGGGCCGAATGGGAGAAGCGAGCTAAACAGGGAATGACCAAATAA
- the LOC125061914 gene encoding uncharacterized protein LOC125061914 isoform X3 → MMLYVTNTSDVGVRRPPRRRFISANIKRHHAGISQSSCSDGSLLSVGSSEMDEDTSSGHQHDTSVRSDHSDIYNTSEPPPGVAPLSHSAARHKMAVRPRRTHPATRRKRATPIAASALPITPELNEEVIRSTTPEVTIKSSEVVTESFSSSTTTKHHLMKEQHQQLTRELNRVLETPSDTKLKSSSLPPGLALSQVVGPSPAKLSIAETHTPRSSIKRSKSSTQDRESSPKRVEVYEERTKYRSEKKYAEESCLEKKTKPEKKDEATRSSKREESFFSRLLLRKSGKKKKDQTDGDSPEKKKTQYRTTDERSEYKQVERYKSAGQKAFANQMHKRLDHKGAYVHDGAYRDVYSAAKVPGLEYNIDLKVAEETDKLLNLEMKRCSRRDEEKRRSKEIEDRRESFSLHHDKSKRPASVQRLMDPFSSKAFISNEIMSRSHEETLSTAADDEPTRGMRIRNVKSDNVFHSGSMPKNLPYFNPSIAISSSQKPSHSSENVKMRPEVEFREKEFKRDSFHARRAEDSYVASGLRSLGDEYVETRNSVGKSHSFRYASESPSIGSQENQMPSLPTIVGFPEPLLESWEVNYRRNVERHDFSKRVSARNFNVQGNGDHYDSLPSTDSSYLDSLKPDADEDGKLFSEGLRPAMDAHKRDSDISQIEAKIDDIISSPKPIIAPMLKSNSLDSIKSSPEKPMDKQTDKRKTGSVESALSHSGKPSGQRESRPDVENFISVTHINKEPPVREAELPKIVRSDEKLNKTGAKGVPEFLHIQLNRVDTKPVPNVVLTANVTPKKTEIQTDKEQESESFFPETKMVSQTKRDSIQSVDSAPIVFEEKAPKPNAATSTTPQTPTTPKMFFKRQSVEHDRPEKPRANSVSTDGSSEKIDDNISMDRKSHSSFGSKSSIQSTDSNENKIPDRHEETVIYRKKTVLNRDSRHRNDDEPELMKVFARRSLKLKDCEADCIAQEIAEKSDANGNKIEDTTRTKSLKNEFNASIKSRDSDKENEEKERIENKLVDIAARVSQFGVPHYQRSVSIHSVSTKRETTPTYRNEVNKYKKEVSDSTPEKRLRNRTFPDPSNDREEIKNITKSESYKADTLRRPWQRKDEFRLSAEDTNAVIDKDADKEKEESGREREESDAAPQFKGILQMRAEWEKRAKQGMTK, encoded by the exons ATGATGTTATATGTGACTAATACAAGTGATGTTGGAGTTAGACGCCCGCCGCGACGGAGATTCATTAGTGCTAATATAAAG CGGCACCATGCTGGTATATCTCAGTCCTCGTGCAGCGATGGCTCTCTCCTCAGCGTCGGCTCCTCTGAGATGGATGAGGACACCAGCAGCGGACATCAACACGACACCTCCGTTAGGAGCGACCATTCTGATATATACA ACACATCGGAGCCTCCACCGGGAGTGGCGCCGTTGTCCCATTCCGCAGCCCGACACAAGATGGCCGTGCGCCCACGACGCACGCATCCCGCCACACGACGGAAGAGAGCTACGCCG ATTGCCGCCTCAGCCTTGCCGATAACTCCCGAACTGAACGAAGAAGTGATCCGAAGCACCACTCCTGAAGTCACCATCAAGAGCTCAGAAGTTGTTACTG AATCATTCTCTTCATCGACCACCACGAAGCATCATCTGATGAAAGAGCAGCATCAACAACTGACGCGAGAACTCAACAGAGTCCTCGAAACACCGAGCGACACCAAACTCAAGTCTTCCTCTTTGCCCCCGGGTCTCGCGCTGAGCCAAGTCGTGGGACCGTCCCCGGCGAAGCTGAGCATCGCCGAGACCCACACCCCGAGGTCCTCCATCAAGAGAAGCAAGTCCAGCACTCAGGACCGGGAAAGTTCACCGAAAAGAGTCGAAGTCTACGAGGAGAGGACCAAATACCGCTCCGAAAAGAAATACGCCGAAGAATCTTGCCTCGAAAAGAAGACGAAACCGGAAAAGAAAGACGAAGCCACGCGCTCTTCGAAAAGGGAAGAGTCGTTCTTCAGTAGACTCCTGCTGCGCAAGAGCGGCAAGAAGAAGAAAGACCAGACGGACGGCGACAGCCCCGAGAAGAAGAAGACTCAGTACAGAACGACGGACGAGAGAAGCGAGTACAAGCAGGTCGAACGGTACAAGTCTGCCGGACAGAAAGCCTTCGCCAACCAGATGCACAAACGCCTCGACCACAAGGGGGCCTACGTGCACGACGGGGCCTACAGGGACGTGTACAGCGCGGCCAAAGTCCCTGGACTCGAGTACAACATCGATCTCAAGGTCGCCGAGGAAACCGATAAACTGCTCAACTTGGAAATGAAGCGATGCAGTCGACGCGACGAAGAGAAACGACGATCCAAAGAGATAGAAGACAGAAGGGAGTCGTTCAGTCTGCATCACGACAAATCCAAAAGGCCGGCCTCGGTCCAGCGGCTGATGGACCCGTTCTCCTCCAAAGCGTTCATTTCCAACGAAATAATGTCCAGATCTCACGAGGAGACTCTCTCGACCGCGGCGGACGACGAACCGACTCGGGGAATGCGAATCAGAAACGTCAAAAGCGACAACGTCTTCCACAGCGGCAGCATGCCCAAGAACTTGCCTTACTTTAACCCCAGCATCGCGATATCCAGTTCGCAGAAACCGTCACACAGCTCCGAAAACGTTAAGATGAGGCCGGAGGTCGAGTTCCGCGAAAAGGAGTTCAAGCGAGACAGCTTCCACGCGAGGAGAGCGGAGGATTCGTACGTCGCGTCGGGGCTGAGGTCTCTCGGAGACGAGTACGTCGAGACCAGGAACAGCGTCGGAAAGTCTCACAGTTTCCGATACGCGTCCGAGTCTCCGTCCATCGGATCCCAGGAGAACCAGATGCCGAGTCTCCCGACTATCGTGGGCTTCCCGGAACCTCTCCTCGAGAGTTGGGAAGTCAACTACAGGCGAAACGTAGAAAGACACGACTTCTCTAAGAGAGTTTCGGCCAGAAACTTTAACGTTCAAGGGAACGGCGACCACTACGACAGCCTGCCGAGTACCGATAGCAGCTACTTGGACAGCCTCAAACCCGACGCCGACGAGGACGGGAAACTCTTCTCCGAGGGCCTTCGCCCCGCGATGGATGCTCACAAACGCGACAGCGACATCTCTCAGATAGAGGCCAAAATCGACGACATCATCAGTTCGCCCAAGCCCATCATCGCCCCGATGCTGAAGTCGAATTCTTTAGATAGCATCAAAAGTAGCCCTGAGAAACCGATGGACAAACAAACCGACAAGAGGAAGACCGGCTCGGTCGAGAGCGCACTCAGCCATAGCGGAAAGCCTTCCGGTCAGAGAGAATCTAGACCTGACGTGGAAAACTTTATTTCCGTCACTCATATCAACAAAGAACCGCCGGTCAGAGAAGCCGAATTGCCCAAAATCGTTAGAAGCGATGAAAAGCTTAATAAAACGGGCGCGAAAGGTGTTCCCGAGTTTCTGCATATACAATTGAACAGAGTGGACACCAAGCCGGTTCCAAATGTAGTTCTGACGGCGAACGTCACGCCTAAGAAGACGGAGATCCAGACGGATAAAGAACAAGAGAGTGAAAGTTTCTTCCCAGAGACGAAGATGGTTTCTCAGACCAAACGAGATTCCATCCAGAGCGTTGACAGCGCACCGATTGTGTTCGAAGAAAAGGCCCCGAAACCAAACGCGGCGACGTCGACCACGCCGCAGACTCCCACTACCCCCAAGATGTTCTTCAAGAGGCAATCCGTCGAACACGACAGGCCCGAGAAACCTCGAGCCAACTCCGTGAGCACCGACGGGAGTTCGGAAAAAATCGACGACAACATATCGATGGATAGAAAATCGCACTCCAGCTTCGGAAGCAAAAGCTCCATCCAGAGCACGGACAGCAACGAGAACAAAATTCCCGACAGGCACGAGGAGACCGTGATCTATCGGAAGAAAACTGTCCTGAACAGGGACTCGCGGCACAGGAATGACGATGAACCCGAGCTCATGAAAGTGTTCGCCAGGCGGTCGTTGAAGCTCAAGGATTGCGAGGCCGACTGCATAGCTCAGGAAATAGCCGAGAAGAGTGACGCCAACGGCAACAAAATAGAAGACACGACGCGAACTAAATCTCTCAAAAACGAATTCAACGCTTCAATTAAATCTAGAGACAGCGATAAAGAGAACGAGGAAAAAGAAAGAATCGAGAATAAACTCGTGGACATAGCGGCGAGAGTCAGCCAATTCGGAGTCCCGCACTATCAGAGAAGCGTCAGCATCCACAGCGTCTCCACGAAACGAGAGACCACCCCCACGTACAGGAACGAGGTGAACAAGTACAAGAAAGAAGTCTCCGATTCGACGCCCGAGAAGAGACTCAGGAACAGAACGTTCCCGGACCCCTCCAACGACAGAGAGGAGATCAAAAACATCACCAAGAGCGAATCGTACAAAGCGGACACGCTGAGACGGCCCTGGCAGAGGAAAGACGAGTTCAGACTCTCCGCGGAGGACACGAACGCCGTGATAGACAAGGACGCGGACAAGGAGAAGGAGGAGAGTGGGAGGGAGAGGGAGGAGTCGGACGCCGCGCCCCAGTTCAAGGGCATCCTGCAGATGAGGGCCGAATGGGAGAAGCGAGCTAAACAGGGAATGACCAAATAA